Proteins from a genomic interval of Piscinibacter sp. HJYY11:
- the ptsN gene encoding PTS IIA-like nitrogen regulatory protein PtsN — protein sequence MNRLSAILPLANVLVDVEATSKKRAFEHAGLLFENQHSIARATVTDNLFARERLGSTGLGHGVAIPHGRIKGLKNPLASVVRVQQPIPFDAPDDEPVSLLIFLLVPEAATQRHLEILSEIAEMLSDRELRERLKTETTAAKVHELISNWEPLKSVA from the coding sequence ATGAACCGACTGTCCGCCATCCTGCCGCTCGCCAACGTACTCGTTGACGTGGAGGCCACCAGCAAGAAGCGCGCGTTCGAGCACGCCGGCCTGCTGTTTGAAAACCAGCACTCGATCGCGCGTGCGACGGTCACCGACAACCTCTTTGCCCGGGAGCGTCTCGGCTCCACCGGGCTCGGCCACGGCGTCGCCATTCCCCACGGTCGCATCAAGGGCCTGAAGAACCCGCTCGCTTCCGTCGTGCGCGTGCAGCAGCCCATCCCGTTCGACGCGCCCGATGACGAACCTGTCAGCCTGCTGATCTTCCTGCTGGTGCCCGAAGCGGCCACACAGCGTCACCTGGAGATCCTCTCCGAGATCGCCGAGATGCTGAGCGACCGCGAGTTGCGTGAGCGCCTCAAGACGGAAACCACCGCCGCCAAGGTGCACGAGCTGATCTCCAACTGGGAACCGTTGAAGTCGGTCGCCTGA
- the hprK gene encoding HPr(Ser) kinase/phosphatase, with product MKPSVISAEALFEEHRPALRWEWVAGHAHPERRFDEAAVRNAQSAADLVGYLNYIHPYRVQIVGRREVAYLQDSSPEDQERRIQRIVTLEPPVVIVADNQTPPDKLVALCDRADIPLFVTDGSAGHVIDVVRGYLAQLFAERTTRHGVFMDILGVGVLLTGESGLGKSELGLELISRGHGLVADDAVDLYRISQTAIEGRCPELLMNLLEVRGIGLLDIKSIFGETAVRRKMRLKLIVHLVRKETLERDFERLPYEPLNEDVLSVPIRKVVIAVDAGRNLAVLVEAAVRNTILQLRGIDTYREFIERHQRAMQKADPN from the coding sequence GTGAAGCCCTCAGTCATCAGCGCGGAAGCGCTGTTCGAAGAACACCGCCCCGCGCTGCGTTGGGAATGGGTCGCCGGCCATGCCCACCCGGAACGCCGCTTCGACGAAGCCGCGGTGCGCAACGCGCAATCGGCCGCCGACCTGGTCGGCTATCTCAACTACATCCACCCCTACCGGGTGCAGATCGTCGGCCGACGTGAAGTCGCCTACCTGCAGGATTCATCGCCCGAAGACCAGGAACGTCGCATCCAGCGCATCGTGACGCTGGAGCCGCCGGTGGTCATCGTGGCCGACAACCAGACCCCGCCCGACAAGCTCGTCGCCCTGTGCGACCGCGCCGACATCCCGCTCTTCGTGACCGATGGTTCCGCCGGGCACGTGATCGACGTGGTGCGCGGCTACCTGGCCCAGTTGTTCGCAGAGCGCACGACGCGGCATGGGGTCTTCATGGACATCCTGGGCGTGGGCGTCTTGCTGACGGGCGAATCGGGCCTGGGCAAGAGTGAGTTGGGCCTGGAACTGATTTCACGCGGCCACGGCCTCGTGGCCGATGATGCGGTCGACCTCTACCGCATCTCGCAGACCGCGATCGAGGGCCGCTGCCCCGAGCTGCTGATGAACCTGCTGGAAGTGCGCGGCATCGGCCTGCTGGACATCAAGTCGATCTTTGGTGAGACCGCCGTGCGCCGCAAGATGCGGCTCAAGCTCATCGTGCACCTGGTGCGCAAGGAAACGCTGGAGCGCGACTTCGAGCGGCTGCCCTACGAGCCGCTGAACGAGGACGTGCTGAGCGTCCCCATCCGCAAGGTGGTGATCGCGGTGGACGCCGGCCGCAACCTGGCCGTGCTCGTGGAAGCCGCCGTGCGCAACACCATCCTCCAGCTGCGCGGCATCGACACCTACCGCGAGTTCATCGAGCGCCACCAGCGCGCGATGCAGAAGGCCGACCCCAACTGA
- the fur gene encoding ferric iron uptake transcriptional regulator has protein sequence MSNADDLKSSGLKATLPRIKILDVFHQSTQRHMTAEDVFKALLNEGADIGLATVYRVLMQFEQAGILSRNHFESGKAVFELNEGKHHDHLVCIDCGRVEEFYDAEIEERQSAIAESRGFLLQDHALSLYAICANCQKKAKS, from the coding sequence ATGTCCAACGCCGACGACCTCAAGAGCAGTGGCCTGAAGGCCACCCTGCCGCGCATCAAGATCCTGGACGTGTTTCATCAGTCGACGCAGCGGCACATGACGGCGGAAGACGTGTTCAAGGCCTTGCTGAACGAAGGGGCCGACATCGGCCTCGCCACCGTGTACCGCGTGCTGATGCAGTTCGAGCAGGCGGGCATCCTGTCGCGCAACCATTTCGAGTCGGGCAAGGCGGTGTTCGAGCTCAACGAGGGCAAGCACCACGATCACCTGGTCTGCATCGACTGCGGGCGGGTGGAGGAGTTCTACGACGCCGAGATCGAGGAGCGCCAGAGCGCCATCGCTGAATCGCGCGGCTTCCTGCTGCAGGATCACGCGCTGTCGCTGTACGCGATCTGCGCAAACTGCCAGAAGAAGGCGAAGTCCTGA
- a CDS encoding outer membrane protein assembly factor BamE produces MRMPPFWPAGLAAAALLAGCSSLQSSDHFLGFITPYRIEVVQGNVLTKEQVALVKPGQTRSQVRDILGSPLLTDVFHADRWDYVFTIRRQGAEPQQRKVVALFDGEKLKSIDAPDLPSERDFVASIDTQKTPRKTPKLALTPEEIKALPVPPRPEPAASAPEGPVRSYPPLEPRT; encoded by the coding sequence ATGCGCATGCCCCCCTTCTGGCCGGCCGGCCTCGCCGCCGCAGCCTTGCTCGCCGGCTGCAGCTCGCTGCAATCCAGCGACCATTTCCTCGGTTTCATCACGCCCTACCGCATCGAGGTCGTGCAGGGCAACGTGCTCACCAAGGAGCAGGTGGCCCTCGTCAAACCCGGCCAGACCCGCTCTCAGGTGCGCGACATCCTCGGCTCGCCGCTTCTCACCGACGTGTTCCATGCCGACCGATGGGACTACGTCTTCACCATTCGCCGTCAAGGGGCCGAGCCCCAGCAGCGAAAGGTGGTGGCGCTCTTCGATGGCGAGAAGCTCAAGAGCATCGACGCCCCCGACCTGCCCTCCGAGCGCGACTTCGTCGCCTCGATCGACACGCAGAAGACCCCGCGCAAGACGCCCAAGCTCGCGCTGACGCCTGAAGAGATCAAGGCCCTGCCCGTGCCACCCAGGCCCGAGCCCGCCGCCTCGGCACCCGAAGGCCCGGTGCGCAGCTACCCGCCGCTGGAGCCGCGCACATGA
- the dapB gene encoding 4-hydroxy-tetrahydrodipicolinate reductase produces the protein MSTAPLRIAIAGASGRMGRMLVEAVLAADDCQLAGALDVPGSPALGQDAAGFLGRASGVHITADLKSGLANAEVLIDFTRPEGTMAHLAVCRELGVKLVVGTTGLSDAQKAEIAAQAKHIAIVQSPNMSVGVNVMMRLLDVAARALNEGYDIEIIEAHHRHKVDAPSGTALAMGETIAAALGKNLKDCAVYAREGVTGERDPSTIGFATIRGGDIIGDHTALFAGTGERIEISHKSGSRAGYAQGSVRAARFLRGKTSGFFTMNDVLGLR, from the coding sequence ATGAGCACCGCGCCGTTGCGCATCGCCATCGCCGGCGCTTCGGGCCGCATGGGGCGGATGCTGGTCGAGGCGGTGCTGGCCGCCGACGACTGCCAGCTCGCCGGCGCGCTCGACGTGCCCGGCAGCCCCGCACTCGGGCAGGACGCCGCCGGCTTCCTGGGCCGCGCAAGCGGCGTTCACATCACCGCAGACCTGAAGAGCGGCCTCGCCAACGCCGAGGTGCTGATCGACTTCACCCGCCCCGAAGGCACGATGGCGCACCTGGCGGTGTGCCGCGAGCTGGGTGTGAAACTCGTGGTGGGCACCACGGGCCTGTCGGATGCGCAGAAGGCCGAGATCGCCGCCCAGGCGAAGCACATCGCCATCGTGCAGTCGCCCAACATGAGCGTGGGCGTCAACGTGATGATGCGCCTGCTCGACGTCGCCGCGCGTGCGCTGAACGAGGGCTACGACATCGAGATCATCGAAGCGCACCACCGCCACAAGGTCGACGCGCCGAGCGGCACCGCGCTCGCGATGGGCGAGACCATCGCCGCCGCGCTCGGCAAGAACCTGAAGGACTGCGCCGTCTACGCCCGCGAGGGCGTGACCGGTGAGCGCGACCCGTCCACCATCGGCTTCGCCACCATCCGCGGCGGCGACATCATCGGCGACCACACCGCGCTCTTCGCCGGCACCGGCGAGCGCATCGAGATCTCGCACAAGAGCGGCAGCCGCGCAGGCTACGCGCAAGGCAGCGTGCGCGCTGCCCGCTTCCTGCGCGGCAAGACGAGCGGCTTCTTCACGATGAACGACGTGCTGGGGCTGCGCTGA
- a CDS encoding MotA/TolQ/ExbB proton channel family protein → MGGFAQFWQQGDVITRGVAALLLLMSISAWVLIFWKGWVLGRVKRDIARAVPAFWGAASLEEGEKQLAVFDREGVLRPLLAAATATHTGQTLESRGHLASQLTRRLRDALHRVLTQLQFGQVVLASIGSTAPFIGLFGTVWGIYHALLSISAAGTVTIDRVSGPVGEALVMTAAGLAVAIPAVLAYNVYNKRVAACEADLEGFAHDLREMLAEPAATTTEA, encoded by the coding sequence ATGGGCGGCTTCGCACAGTTCTGGCAACAGGGCGACGTCATCACGCGCGGCGTGGCGGCATTGCTGCTGCTGATGTCCATCAGCGCCTGGGTGCTGATCTTCTGGAAGGGCTGGGTGCTGGGGCGCGTGAAGCGCGACATCGCCCGTGCCGTGCCGGCCTTCTGGGGTGCGGCCTCGCTGGAAGAAGGCGAGAAGCAGCTCGCCGTGTTCGACCGCGAAGGCGTGCTGCGCCCGCTGCTCGCCGCCGCCACCGCCACGCACACCGGCCAGACGCTCGAATCGCGCGGCCACCTCGCCTCGCAGCTCACGCGCCGCCTGCGCGATGCGCTGCATCGCGTGCTCACGCAGCTGCAGTTCGGTCAGGTGGTGCTGGCTTCCATCGGCAGCACGGCGCCCTTCATCGGCCTCTTCGGCACGGTCTGGGGCATCTACCACGCGCTGCTCAGCATTTCGGCCGCCGGCACGGTGACGATCGACCGTGTCTCCGGCCCCGTGGGTGAAGCGCTCGTGATGACGGCCGCGGGCCTCGCCGTCGCGATCCCTGCGGTGCTGGCCTACAACGTCTACAACAAGCGCGTGGCCGCGTGCGAAGCCGACCTCGAAGGCTTTGCCCACGACCTGCGCGAGATGCTGGCCGAGCCCGCGGCCACCACGACAGAGGCGTGA
- a CDS encoding biopolymer transporter ExbD: MAFGRLERSSAPPPMSDINMTPLIDVMLVLLVIFMITAPLMSSSLKLDLPKSEAATASDQPDFIAVSIDPQGRLYIADQVVTAEAFAERVTQAARKNPQTEVQLRADKTVPYGRVAELIGAVQKAGLNRIGFVAEPKAETAKP; the protein is encoded by the coding sequence ATGGCCTTCGGCCGCCTCGAACGCAGCTCGGCGCCCCCGCCGATGAGCGACATCAACATGACGCCGCTGATCGACGTGATGCTGGTGCTGCTGGTGATCTTCATGATCACCGCACCGTTGATGAGCTCGAGCCTGAAGCTCGACCTGCCCAAGAGCGAAGCAGCCACGGCGAGCGACCAGCCCGACTTCATCGCGGTCTCGATCGACCCGCAAGGGCGGCTCTACATTGCCGACCAGGTGGTCACCGCGGAGGCCTTTGCCGAGCGTGTGACCCAGGCCGCGCGCAAGAACCCGCAGACCGAAGTGCAGCTGCGAGCCGACAAGACGGTGCCGTACGGGCGCGTGGCTGAGCTGATCGGTGCGGTTCAGAAGGCCGGGCTGAACCGCATCGGGTTCGTCGCCGAGCCGAAGGCTGAGACCGCCAAGCCCTGA
- a CDS encoding MBL fold metallo-hydrolase — protein sequence MTIARLLRRAVAAISSALLLATAAHAAAPQVKTQAPGWYRMMLGDIEVTALLDGVINLEPHKLLTNTKPKDVSQLLAKSFLSDSVPTSVNAYLLNTGNHLVLIDAGAATLFGPGLDQLHANLKASGYQPEQVDVVVITHMHGDHIGGLLQNGKIAFPNATVMADQHDADFWLSAENLAKAPEGMKMFFQGAQVTLNPYLAAGKFKAFEGDTEIVPGVKAIATHGHTPGHAIYSVESKGQKLVLWGDLMHVAAVQFPKPEVTIQFDSDSKAAYAQRKKAFADAAKGGYWIASAHLPFPGIGHLRADGKGYVFVPVHYAPIK from the coding sequence ATGACGATTGCACGACTGCTGCGCCGCGCTGTGGCGGCCATCTCGAGCGCTTTGCTGCTCGCCACCGCGGCCCACGCCGCCGCCCCGCAGGTCAAGACCCAGGCGCCCGGCTGGTACCGCATGATGCTGGGCGACATCGAGGTCACCGCGCTGCTCGACGGCGTCATCAACCTCGAGCCGCACAAGCTGCTGACCAACACCAAGCCCAAGGACGTGAGCCAGCTGCTCGCCAAGTCCTTCCTGAGCGACTCGGTGCCGACCTCGGTCAACGCCTACCTCCTCAACACCGGCAACCACCTGGTGCTGATCGACGCCGGTGCGGCCACGCTCTTCGGCCCCGGCCTCGACCAGCTGCACGCCAACCTCAAGGCCTCGGGCTACCAGCCGGAGCAGGTCGACGTCGTGGTCATCACGCACATGCATGGCGACCACATCGGCGGGCTGCTGCAGAACGGCAAGATCGCCTTCCCCAACGCCACCGTGATGGCCGACCAGCACGACGCCGACTTCTGGCTCAGCGCCGAGAACCTGGCCAAGGCGCCCGAGGGGATGAAGATGTTCTTCCAGGGCGCGCAGGTGACGCTCAACCCCTATCTCGCGGCCGGCAAGTTCAAGGCCTTCGAAGGCGACACCGAGATCGTGCCCGGCGTGAAGGCGATCGCGACGCACGGCCACACGCCGGGCCATGCGATCTACTCGGTCGAGTCCAAGGGCCAGAAGCTCGTGCTGTGGGGCGACCTGATGCACGTGGCCGCGGTGCAGTTTCCGAAGCCGGAGGTCACGATCCAGTTCGACAGCGACAGCAAGGCCGCCTATGCCCAGCGCAAGAAGGCGTTTGCCGACGCGGCCAAGGGCGGCTACTGGATCGCCAGCGCCCACCTGCCTTTCCCGGGCATCGGCCATCTGCGTGCCGACGGCAAAGGCTACGTCTTCGTGCCGGTGCACTACGCGCCGATCAAGTGA
- a CDS encoding helix-turn-helix transcriptional regulator: MPSDAASSIPAHLARNLVALRHTRALTQEQLARSAAVPRSTIANLESGEGNPSLAVLVKVAGALAVPIDELLASPRALVRHWPASEVAKRQKGRGVTIRELVPEPVPDEMMEVMDFAPGAVMAGTPHLPGTREFFTCLHGRVVLSVAGERYALEAGEVLAFPGNLPHSYQNADALAAAQGVSVVVLAKAGV; the protein is encoded by the coding sequence ATGCCGTCCGACGCCGCGTCTTCGATTCCCGCCCACCTCGCGCGCAACCTCGTCGCCCTGCGCCACACGCGCGCCTTGACGCAGGAGCAACTGGCCAGGTCGGCCGCCGTGCCGCGCTCGACGATTGCCAACCTCGAGTCGGGCGAAGGCAACCCGTCGCTCGCGGTGCTGGTGAAGGTGGCGGGCGCGCTCGCCGTGCCGATCGACGAGCTGCTCGCCTCGCCGCGCGCGCTGGTGCGGCACTGGCCGGCGAGCGAAGTGGCGAAGCGCCAGAAGGGTCGCGGCGTCACCATCCGCGAGCTGGTGCCCGAGCCCGTGCCCGACGAGATGATGGAGGTGATGGACTTCGCCCCCGGTGCCGTGATGGCCGGCACGCCGCACCTGCCGGGCACGCGCGAGTTCTTCACCTGCCTGCACGGCCGCGTGGTGCTCAGCGTGGCGGGTGAACGCTATGCACTGGAAGCCGGCGAGGTGCTCGCCTTTCCCGGCAACCTGCCGCACTCGTACCAGAACGCCGACGCACTGGCGGCGGCGCAGGGGGTTTCGGTGGTGGTGCTGGCGAAGGCGGGTGTATAG
- a CDS encoding SDR family oxidoreductase: protein MNHLLPHLRDLRVAVTGGTSGLGLALVRHLHAAGAQVAFVARTPARVAEVARSLPGTHGLVADITRKDDIYPLALQITAALDGLDVLVNNASHLGPVPLALLADTACEDLETALAANLLGPFRLTKALLGALRASARDGRLATVVNITSDAAATPYPGWGAYGASKAALAQLSRIWHEELREHGVRVLALDPGDMDTPFHALALPDADPATLKRPADAASEILQQLITSKKPA from the coding sequence ATGAACCACCTGCTCCCTCACCTTCGCGACCTCCGCGTCGCCGTCACCGGCGGCACCTCGGGCCTGGGCCTCGCCCTCGTGCGCCACCTGCATGCGGCCGGCGCGCAGGTGGCCTTCGTCGCCCGCACACCGGCGCGCGTGGCCGAGGTCGCGCGCAGCCTGCCGGGCACGCACGGCCTGGTTGCCGACATCACGCGCAAGGACGACATCTACCCGCTTGCGTTGCAGATCACCGCCGCGCTCGACGGGCTGGACGTGCTCGTCAACAACGCCTCGCACCTCGGCCCGGTGCCGCTCGCGCTGCTGGCCGACACCGCGTGCGAAGACCTGGAGACGGCGCTGGCGGCCAACCTGCTCGGCCCCTTCCGGCTGACCAAGGCGCTGCTCGGGGCGCTGCGCGCGTCGGCGCGCGATGGCCGCCTTGCCACCGTCGTCAACATCACGAGCGACGCCGCCGCGACGCCCTACCCGGGCTGGGGCGCCTATGGCGCGAGCAAGGCCGCGCTCGCGCAGCTGAGCCGCATCTGGCACGAAGAGCTGCGCGAGCACGGCGTGCGGGTGCTGGCGCTCGACCCCGGCGACATGGACACACCCTTCCATGCCCTCGCGCTGCCCGACGCCGACCCGGCCACGCTCAAGCGCCCCGCCGACGCGGCCAGCGAGATCCTGCAACAGCTCATCACCTCGAAGAAGCCCGCATGA
- a CDS encoding S-adenosylmethionine:tRNA ribosyltransferase-isomerase: MTPATTPVQRPRDARLLVVDAQGRLHHAPRTALPRFLKPGDLLVANDAATLPASLHGLHLPTGETIEVRLAGRRSLAVDDVHEFTAVVFGEGDHRTRTEDRPLPPSLKPGDRLALGPLRAQVLRLLDHPRLVALRFEGTPDTIWAGLARHGKPVQYAHLPQPLALWDVWTSVAALPVAFEPPSAGFLLDWGLLHTLREHGIGFATLTHAAGLSSTGDDALDARLPLDEPYHLPAATVDAIARTHARQGRVVALGTTVTRALEHAARRGRLQAGPGVATQRLGPQQYGWLQVVDAIVTGTHEPGSSHHGLLHAFAPAVLLQRVDRELETHGYRTHEFGDSVLIERQAVRTPHAAPDRAISHAA; encoded by the coding sequence ATGACACCCGCCACCACCCCGGTGCAACGCCCGCGCGACGCGCGCCTGCTCGTCGTGGACGCCCAGGGCCGGCTGCACCATGCCCCGCGCACGGCGCTGCCCCGCTTCCTGAAACCCGGCGACCTGCTCGTCGCCAACGACGCGGCCACTCTGCCGGCGAGCCTGCACGGCCTGCACCTGCCCACCGGCGAGACGATCGAAGTGCGCCTGGCCGGCCGCCGCTCGCTGGCGGTGGACGATGTGCACGAGTTCACCGCCGTCGTCTTCGGCGAGGGCGACCACCGCACGCGCACCGAAGACCGCCCGTTGCCCCCCTCCCTGAAGCCGGGCGACCGGCTCGCCCTCGGCCCGCTGCGCGCGCAGGTGCTGCGCCTGCTCGACCACCCCCGGCTCGTCGCGCTGCGTTTCGAGGGCACGCCCGACACCATCTGGGCCGGCCTTGCCCGCCATGGCAAGCCGGTGCAATACGCCCACCTGCCGCAGCCGCTCGCGCTGTGGGACGTGTGGACGAGCGTGGCCGCGCTCCCGGTGGCCTTCGAGCCGCCCTCGGCCGGCTTCCTGCTCGACTGGGGCCTGCTGCACACCCTGCGCGAACACGGCATCGGCTTTGCCACGCTCACGCACGCGGCTGGCCTGTCGTCGACCGGCGATGACGCGCTCGACGCCCGCCTGCCGCTCGACGAGCCCTACCACCTGCCCGCCGCCACCGTCGACGCGATCGCGCGCACCCACGCGCGGCAGGGCCGTGTCGTCGCGCTTGGCACCACCGTCACGCGCGCACTCGAGCACGCCGCCCGCCGCGGCCGCCTGCAAGCCGGGCCGGGCGTGGCCACCCAGCGCCTCGGCCCACAGCAGTACGGCTGGCTGCAGGTGGTCGACGCCATCGTCACCGGCACGCACGAGCCGGGCTCCAGCCACCACGGGCTCTTGCACGCGTTCGCCCCGGCGGTGCTGCTGCAGCGGGTAGACCGCGAACTCGAAACGCACGGTTACCGCACGCACGAATTCGGTGACTCGGTGCTGATCGAACGACAGGCGGTGCGCACACCGCACGCGGCGCCGGACCGCGCCATTTCGCACGCCGCATGA
- a CDS encoding chalcone isomerase family protein: protein MRPAFARLPAAFAVSLALTIGAAQAQSTSTKFEQTVVVAGTPLILNGAGTRHRAVFKVYDMALYTTKKVSKVDDLLALPGPKRIQFVALRELPGTELGRLFLKGMGENSSKDLMTKHALASTRLIEVFSGKAKLMPGESFAMEFVPGKGTQFFITGKPQGDPLGDAEFFSMILKIWVGPSPADNMLRDALLGV from the coding sequence ATGCGCCCAGCCTTTGCCCGACTGCCCGCCGCTTTCGCGGTTTCGCTGGCGCTGACGATCGGCGCCGCACAGGCGCAGAGCACCTCCACCAAGTTCGAGCAGACCGTCGTGGTGGCCGGCACCCCGCTCATCCTCAACGGCGCGGGCACGCGCCACCGGGCGGTGTTCAAGGTCTACGACATGGCGCTGTACACCACCAAGAAGGTCAGCAAGGTCGACGACCTGCTCGCCCTGCCGGGGCCGAAACGCATCCAGTTCGTCGCGCTGCGCGAACTGCCGGGCACCGAGCTCGGCCGCCTCTTCTTGAAGGGCATGGGCGAAAACTCCTCGAAGGACCTGATGACCAAGCACGCATTGGCCTCCACGCGGCTGATCGAGGTCTTCTCCGGCAAGGCCAAGCTGATGCCCGGCGAGTCCTTCGCGATGGAGTTCGTGCCGGGCAAGGGCACGCAGTTCTTCATCACCGGCAAGCCGCAGGGCGACCCGCTGGGCGATGCCGAGTTCTTCTCGATGATCCTCAAGATCTGGGTCGGCCCTTCGCCGGCGGACAACATGCTGAGGGACGCGCTGCTCGGCGTCTGA
- a CDS encoding response regulator, which translates to MGRLLILDDDPTVGQILQVAAKSVGFEARWCEDVDAFFSALAEWQPTHLAVDMLMPDVSGQEVLARLADQRCEAKVIVSSGMGAGELDTVLDEAQALGLNTVGTLPKPFSLASVRALLAA; encoded by the coding sequence ATGGGCCGGCTCCTCATCCTCGACGACGACCCGACGGTCGGCCAGATCCTCCAGGTGGCGGCCAAGAGCGTGGGCTTCGAGGCGCGCTGGTGCGAGGACGTCGATGCGTTCTTCAGCGCGCTGGCCGAGTGGCAGCCCACGCACTTGGCCGTCGACATGCTGATGCCCGACGTCAGCGGACAGGAGGTGCTGGCGCGCCTGGCCGACCAGCGCTGCGAGGCGAAGGTGATCGTCTCCAGCGGCATGGGCGCGGGCGAGCTCGACACCGTGCTCGACGAAGCCCAGGCACTCGGCCTGAACACGGTGGGCACGCTGCCCAAGCCGTTTTCGCTGGCGTCGGTGCGGGCCCTGCTGGCCGCCTGA
- a CDS encoding GNAT family N-acetyltransferase, translating into MIDHALCFRPATEADAEALGRLNHQLIRDEGHRNPMSVDELVERMRRWLADDGYEALLGFDGDELVAYVLWRDEPDCVYLRQIFVHRDQRRQGVARHLMLSVFERWPGKRLVVDVLAGNARALAFWRRMGYRDYAVMLERLPPGDDEA; encoded by the coding sequence ATGATCGATCACGCCCTGTGCTTTCGTCCCGCGACCGAGGCTGACGCCGAGGCGCTGGGCCGGCTGAATCACCAGCTGATCCGTGACGAGGGCCATCGCAACCCGATGAGCGTCGACGAGCTGGTCGAGCGCATGCGCCGCTGGCTGGCCGACGATGGCTACGAGGCGCTGCTCGGCTTCGACGGCGACGAGCTCGTGGCCTACGTGCTGTGGCGCGACGAGCCCGACTGCGTGTACCTGCGCCAGATCTTCGTGCACCGCGACCAGCGGCGCCAGGGCGTGGCGCGGCACCTGATGCTGAGCGTGTTCGAGCGCTGGCCGGGCAAGCGGCTCGTCGTCGACGTGCTGGCCGGCAACGCGCGGGCCCTGGCCTTCTGGCGCCGCATGGGCTACCGCGACTACGCGGTGATGCTGGAGCGCCTGCCCCCCGGTGACGACGAGGCCTGA
- the metW gene encoding methionine biosynthesis protein MetW: MSDRKDIEIIAELVPPGSRVLDLGCGNGELLAHLRDTRHCTGYGIEISDANVLACTQRGVNVIQLNLEEGLAIFEDQSFDVVLQLDTMQHLRHTERLLRETARVGRVGIISFPNFAHWPNRLRVATGRMPVTKALPYQWYDTPNIRVGTYTDCEVLLRKDGFQVLDGFGIQNGEVVRRFPNLMASVAVFKFQRA; this comes from the coding sequence ATGAGCGACCGCAAGGACATCGAAATCATCGCGGAGTTGGTGCCGCCGGGCTCTCGTGTGCTCGACCTCGGCTGCGGCAACGGCGAGTTGCTCGCCCACCTCCGCGACACGCGCCATTGCACCGGCTACGGCATCGAGATCTCGGACGCCAACGTGCTGGCCTGCACGCAGCGCGGCGTCAACGTGATCCAGCTCAACCTCGAAGAGGGCCTGGCCATCTTCGAAGACCAGAGCTTCGACGTGGTGCTGCAGCTCGACACCATGCAGCACCTGCGCCACACCGAGCGCCTGCTGCGCGAGACGGCGCGCGTGGGTCGCGTGGGGATCATCAGCTTCCCGAATTTCGCGCACTGGCCCAACCGTCTGCGCGTGGCCACCGGCCGCATGCCGGTGACCAAGGCGCTGCCCTACCAGTGGTACGACACGCCCAACATCCGCGTCGGCACCTACACCGACTGCGAGGTGCTGCTGCGCAAGGACGGCTTCCAGGTGCTCGATGGTTTCGGCATCCAGAACGGCGAGGTGGTGCGACGCTTCCCGAACCTGATGGCCAGCGTGGCGGTGTTCAAGTTCCAGCGGGCGTGA